A single Methylobacterium sp. 17Sr1-1 DNA region contains:
- a CDS encoding AtpZ/AtpI family protein, which translates to MSGNDPRGKDGTGEGSSPDDDLSARLKRLEMQIDRKRPAASPDLSARQGSGQPSSLGIAMRLSTEFVAGVLAGGLLGWGFDRLLGTKPWGLIVLLVLGFAAGIYNVMRVSGFFPAADTKKGPPGS; encoded by the coding sequence ATGAGCGGCAACGACCCGCGGGGGAAGGACGGCACCGGTGAGGGCTCCTCCCCCGACGACGACCTCTCCGCGAGGCTGAAGCGTCTCGAGATGCAGATCGACCGGAAGCGCCCCGCGGCGTCTCCCGACCTTTCTGCGCGTCAAGGCAGCGGCCAGCCTTCGTCCCTCGGCATCGCCATGCGGCTGTCCACGGAATTCGTGGCCGGCGTCCTGGCGGGCGGCCTTCTCGGCTGGGGCTTCGATCGTCTCCTGGGCACCAAGCCCTGGGGCCTGATCGTCCTGCTCGTCCTGGGCTTCGCGGCCGGAATCTACAACGTGATGCGCGTTTCCGGATTTTTTCCGGCCGCGGACACGAAGAAAGGCCCGCCAGGGTCTTGA
- a CDS encoding AAA family ATPase, protein MKFTRLRIVGFKTFVEPSEFLIEPGLTGVIGPNGCGKSNLVEALRWVMGESSHKSMRASGMDDVIFSGSGGRSGRSHAEVTLTLDNGARTAPAAFNAADLLEVSRRIDRGAGSTYRVNGREVRARDVQLMFADAATGARSPAMVRQGQVAVLIAAKPQARRRILEDAAGIGGLHARRHEAELRLRAAEENLSRVEDVLTAITAGVESLRRQARSAQRYRAIAAEIRRHEALLLLIGHTNARREATASDAALAQALDRLGRAQAEQVDSATAQGIAAAALPRLREAEGAAAAEVQRLMLAGAQLEAQERRSAERLRDLGRRIADLRRDHAREAASRDDARSTLARLDGEAAALDGAEDGRAAREEAAVRETAAETSLALAEGALAAAQGAQAEHAARRGALIRAATDERARAARLAGEQARLAREAAAAGEAGADRLAALREAYDEAKETAEDAEEAAAAARDAVAAAREAESRGRPLLAAAEREAARLDTEARTLARLVAPGADARFPPVLDALTVEPGYEAALAAALGDDLEAALDPQAPTHWIAPPDPGTDPALPAGIPPLAERVAGPPALARRLRQVGVVEPAEAAALRERLQPGQRLVTRRGDLHRWDGLTAAAEAPRPAARRLSERNRLDALSEAATEARERAEAMQEAHDALQARADAAAAAELRAVEGLRLARRTLDDARETLAQAERREAEAVARRTALAEAEARIAADAEEAAARVEAAEEALSALDEPGDLAARLDEARILAEARRLAAAEARAARLSLTRAAEEAAARRAALAVDRARWQERAERADGVLEELEERLAAAEEEQAGLAEAPETFAEERRRLTAAMEAAGAARAQAGERLNAGERTLAEAEARARKALDAFASAREARGAAVAAHEALTRRLAEVVRAIADGLETTPEGLYGLAGVAPGDPLPEVGAVEAKAAALRADRDRLGAVNLRAEEELRDTEGRRDELGRERDELIEAIRRLRGAIQSLNREGRERLLAAFTAVNGHFERLFTTLFGGGTAELTLVDSDDPLEAGLDILARPPGKKPQTMTLLSGGEQALTATALIFAVFLTNPSPVCVLDEVDAPLDDANVERYCDLLAAMARDTDTRFLVITHNPITMARMDRLFGVTMAERGVSQLVSVDLTTAERLVETV, encoded by the coding sequence ATGAAATTCACGCGCCTGCGCATCGTCGGCTTCAAGACCTTCGTCGAGCCGAGCGAGTTCCTGATCGAGCCCGGGCTGACCGGGGTGATCGGGCCGAACGGCTGCGGCAAGTCGAACCTCGTCGAGGCCCTGCGCTGGGTGATGGGGGAGAGCTCGCACAAGAGCATGCGGGCGTCGGGCATGGACGACGTGATCTTCTCGGGCTCCGGTGGGCGCTCCGGCCGCAGCCACGCCGAGGTGACGCTCACCCTCGACAACGGCGCCCGCACGGCGCCCGCCGCCTTCAACGCCGCCGACCTGCTGGAGGTCTCGCGCCGCATCGACCGGGGCGCCGGCTCGACCTACCGGGTCAACGGCCGCGAGGTCCGGGCCCGCGACGTACAGCTGATGTTCGCCGACGCGGCGACCGGCGCGCGCTCACCCGCCATGGTGCGCCAGGGCCAGGTGGCCGTGCTGATCGCCGCGAAGCCCCAGGCGCGGCGGCGCATCCTGGAGGACGCCGCCGGCATCGGCGGCCTGCACGCCCGTCGGCACGAGGCGGAACTGCGCCTGCGGGCGGCGGAAGAGAACCTGTCGCGCGTCGAGGACGTGCTGACGGCGATCACCGCCGGCGTCGAATCGCTGCGCCGCCAGGCCCGATCGGCCCAGCGCTACCGCGCCATCGCGGCGGAGATCCGCCGGCACGAGGCGTTGCTGCTGCTGATCGGCCACACGAACGCCCGCCGCGAGGCGACGGCGTCGGACGCGGCTCTGGCCCAGGCCCTCGATCGGCTGGGGCGTGCGCAAGCCGAGCAGGTGGACTCGGCGACCGCGCAGGGGATCGCCGCCGCCGCCCTGCCGCGCCTGCGCGAGGCGGAGGGCGCCGCGGCGGCCGAGGTGCAGCGCCTGATGCTGGCGGGGGCGCAGCTCGAGGCCCAGGAGCGCCGCAGCGCCGAGCGCCTGCGCGATCTCGGCCGGCGGATCGCCGACCTGCGCCGCGACCACGCCCGCGAGGCCGCCTCCCGGGACGACGCGCGCTCGACCCTGGCGCGCCTGGACGGCGAGGCCGCGGCGCTGGACGGGGCCGAGGACGGGAGAGCCGCGCGCGAGGAGGCCGCCGTACGGGAGACGGCCGCCGAGACGAGCCTCGCCCTCGCCGAAGGAGCGCTCGCCGCCGCGCAGGGTGCGCAGGCCGAGCACGCGGCCCGGCGCGGCGCCCTGATCCGCGCCGCCACCGACGAGCGCGCCCGGGCGGCGCGGCTCGCCGGCGAGCAGGCCCGTCTCGCCCGCGAGGCTGCGGCGGCGGGAGAGGCCGGGGCGGACCGGCTCGCCGCCCTGCGCGAGGCCTACGACGAGGCGAAGGAGACGGCCGAGGACGCCGAGGAGGCGGCGGCCGCCGCCCGCGACGCGGTGGCCGCGGCGCGCGAGGCCGAATCCCGGGGCCGGCCGCTCCTGGCGGCGGCCGAGCGCGAGGCGGCGCGGCTCGACACCGAGGCCCGCACCCTCGCCCGGCTGGTGGCGCCGGGCGCGGACGCGCGCTTCCCGCCGGTCCTCGACGCGCTCACCGTCGAGCCCGGCTACGAGGCGGCCCTGGCGGCGGCGCTCGGGGACGACCTGGAGGCCGCCCTCGACCCGCAGGCCCCGACCCACTGGATTGCTCCGCCCGATCCCGGCACCGACCCGGCCCTGCCGGCCGGGATCCCGCCGCTCGCCGAGCGGGTCGCCGGCCCGCCGGCCCTCGCCCGCCGCCTGCGGCAGGTCGGAGTGGTCGAGCCGGCGGAGGCGGCGGCGTTGCGCGAGCGCCTGCAGCCGGGCCAGCGCCTCGTCACGCGGCGGGGCGACCTCCATCGCTGGGACGGTCTCACCGCCGCCGCGGAAGCGCCGCGGCCGGCGGCGCGGCGGCTGTCCGAGCGCAACCGGCTCGACGCGTTGAGCGAGGCCGCGACCGAGGCCCGGGAGCGGGCGGAAGCCATGCAGGAAGCCCACGACGCGCTCCAGGCCCGCGCGGACGCCGCGGCGGCCGCGGAGCTCCGCGCCGTCGAGGGCCTCCGCCTCGCCCGCCGCACCCTCGACGACGCCCGCGAGACGCTGGCCCAGGCCGAGCGCCGGGAGGCCGAGGCCGTCGCCCGCCGGACCGCCCTCGCCGAGGCCGAGGCGCGCATCGCGGCCGACGCCGAGGAGGCCGCCGCCCGGGTCGAGGCCGCCGAGGAGGCGCTGAGCGCCCTCGACGAACCAGGAGACCTCGCCGCCCGCCTCGACGAGGCCCGCATCCTCGCCGAGGCGCGGCGGCTGGCCGCCGCCGAGGCCCGGGCCGCCCGCCTGTCACTGACCCGCGCCGCCGAAGAGGCCGCCGCCCGCCGCGCGGCTCTGGCCGTCGACCGGGCCCGCTGGCAGGAGCGGGCCGAGCGGGCCGACGGCGTGCTGGAGGAACTCGAGGAGCGCCTCGCGGCGGCGGAAGAGGAGCAGGCCGGGCTCGCCGAGGCGCCCGAGACCTTCGCCGAGGAACGCCGCCGCCTGACTGCTGCGATGGAGGCCGCGGGCGCCGCCCGCGCGCAGGCCGGCGAGCGCCTGAATGCGGGAGAACGGACCCTGGCCGAGGCCGAGGCCCGGGCGCGGAAGGCCCTCGACGCCTTCGCCTCGGCCCGCGAAGCACGGGGTGCGGCGGTGGCCGCGCACGAGGCCCTGACGCGGCGCCTCGCCGAGGTGGTCCGCGCCATCGCCGACGGCCTGGAGACGACGCCGGAAGGCCTCTACGGCCTCGCGGGCGTCGCCCCCGGCGATCCCCTCCCGGAGGTCGGCGCCGTCGAGGCGAAGGCGGCGGCCTTGCGGGCCGACCGCGACCGGCTCGGCGCCGTGAACCTGCGGGCCGAGGAGGAGTTGCGCGATACGGAAGGGCGGCGCGACGAACTGGGCCGCGAGCGCGACGAGCTGATCGAGGCGATCCGGCGCCTGCGCGGCGCGATCCAGAGCCTCAACCGCGAGGGGCGCGAGCGGCTGCTCGCCGCCTTCACGGCGGTGAACGGGCATTTCGAGCGGCTGTTCACGACCCTGTTCGGCGGCGGCACCGCCGAGTTGACCCTGGTCGATTCCGACGACCCGCTGGAGGCGGGCCTCGACATCCTGGCCCGCCCCCCGGGCAAGAAGCCCCAGACCATGACGCTGCTCTCGGGCGGCGAGCAGGCGCTCACCGCGACCGCGCTGATCTTCGCGGTGTTCCTCACCAACCCGTCGCCGGTCTGCGTCCTCGACGAGGTCGACGCGCCCCTCGACGATGCCAATGTCGAGCGCTACTGCGACCTCCTCGCCGCGATGGCGCGCGACACCGACACCCGCTTCCTCGTCATCACCCACAACCCGATCACCATGGCGCGGATGGACCGGCTGTTCGGCGTGACCATGGCCGAACGAGGGGTGTCGCAACTCGTCTCGGTCGATCTCACGACCGCCGAGCGGCTGGTCGAGACGGTTTGA
- a CDS encoding thioredoxin domain-containing protein produces the protein MLTRREALTLTGSALGAALLAPALPLSALAQGPVVDGLMQPGPLGDAWLGPDNARCTIIEYASMTCSHCAAFHKTTWPALKERWIDTGKVRFTLREFPLDPLATAAFMLARSDNAARYYPITDMLFDQQPNWAFVPKPLDALEQMMRQAGFSKEKFEATLKDQKLYDGVNAVKEKAMTTFKVNATPTFFINGQKYQGEMTIDGMEKVIKPIVGA, from the coding sequence ATGCTCACCCGTCGCGAGGCCCTGACACTCACCGGCTCGGCCCTCGGTGCGGCTCTGCTCGCGCCGGCCCTGCCGCTCTCGGCTCTGGCTCAGGGGCCGGTGGTCGACGGCCTGATGCAGCCCGGCCCGCTCGGCGACGCCTGGCTCGGGCCGGACAACGCCCGCTGCACCATCATCGAGTACGCCTCGATGACCTGCTCGCACTGCGCCGCCTTCCACAAGACGACCTGGCCGGCGCTCAAGGAGCGCTGGATCGACACCGGCAAGGTCCGCTTCACCCTGCGCGAATTCCCCCTCGACCCGCTCGCCACCGCGGCCTTCATGCTGGCCCGGTCCGACAACGCGGCGCGCTACTACCCGATCACCGACATGCTGTTCGACCAGCAGCCGAACTGGGCCTTCGTCCCGAAGCCCCTCGACGCCCTCGAGCAAATGATGCGCCAGGCCGGCTTCTCGAAGGAGAAGTTCGAGGCGACCCTCAAGGACCAGAAGCTCTACGACGGCGTCAACGCCGTGAAGGAGAAGGCGATGACCACCTTCAAGGTCAACGCCACGCCGACCTTCTTCATCAACGGCCAGAAGTACCAGGGCGAGATGACGATCGACGGCATGGAGAAGGTGATCAAGCCGATCGTGGGGGCGTAA